From one Musa acuminata AAA Group cultivar baxijiao chromosome BXJ2-6, Cavendish_Baxijiao_AAA, whole genome shotgun sequence genomic stretch:
- the LOC135615578 gene encoding uncharacterized protein LOC135615578 isoform X2 translates to MAANREASNDEPSSRIRVLSSHLHSPPPPSRMASSEKDAALAATPSDAPTIFDKIIHKEIPSKVVYEDEKLGGVRMEDGPVLLHLLKLRPATSGETLADVLETLWKNRRTGLDSLEKSRIRSLLILPAAQDLDPARVSGQAKFNATLGRASSPASEKLPSLWPRQDVTFINNDNFRTSNQIRVDSHPPPLATMVVHQDTSSSRNMETLPRLKSMTWIMQNRNSAPANRVAVITLKLQDYTNSTSGELEVKFQLSKDTLEAMLRTMTYISEQLSSSVEQSSEPSAKKPKQ, encoded by the exons ATGGCGGCTAACCGAGAAGCATCCAACGATGAGCCCAGTAGCAGGATCAGGGTTTTAAGCTCTCACTTGCACTCCCCTCCTCCACCTTCTCGAATGGCTTCTTCCGAGAAGGATGCTGCGCTCGCCGCAACCCCATCCGACGCGCCCACCAT CTTCGATAAAATTATACACAAGGAAATTCCTTCCAAGGTGGTTTACGAGGACGAAAAG TTGGGAGGAGTGCGAATGGAAGACGGCCCTGTATTGCTCCACCTACTCAAACTACGCCCAGCGACCTCCGGGGAAACCCTTGCCGATGTCCTCGAAACCCTGTGGAAGAACCGAAGGACCGGCCTCGATTCCCTCGAGAAGTCTCGGATCCGGTCCCTTCTCATCCTCCCCGCAGCCCAGGACCTCGACCCA GCAAGGGTGTCAGGTCAGGCCAAATTCAATGCAACTCTTGGTCGTGCATCTTCCCCAGCTTCAGAGAAATTGCCATCGCTTTGGCCAAGGCAAGACGTAACTTTTATTAATAATGACAATTTTCGAACATCCAATCAAATCAGGGTTGATTCACATCCTCCACCGTTGGCTACTATGGTTGTTCATCAAGATACTAGCTCTTCCAGAAATATG GAAACTCTTCCTCGACTGAAGTCAATGACATGGATCATGCAGAACCGTAACTCGGCACCTGCAAACCGAGTAGCTGTCATCACTTTAAAG CTGCAAGATTATACAAATTCTACTTCTGGAGAATTAGAAGTTAAATTTCAGCTTTCCAAAGACACATTGGAAGCCATGTTGAGGACAATGACCTACATCAGTGAACAGCTATCAAGCTCT
- the LOC135615578 gene encoding uncharacterized protein LOC135615578 isoform X4: MAANREASNDEPSSRIRVLSSHLHSPPPPSRMASSEKDAALAATPSDAPTIFDKIIHKEIPSKVVYEDEKLGGVRMEDGPVLLHLLKLRPATSGETLADVLETLWKNRRTGLDSLEKSRIRSLLILPAAQDLDPILACLRLLVRKCVHEKLTGDDIKKLFPHDLSIELQSSLVLLFQKYHNQWNEELSSDQETLPRLKSMTWIMQNRNSAPANRVAVITLKLQDYTNSTSGELEVKFQLSKDTLEAMLRTMTYISEQLSSSVEQSSEPSAKKPKQ; encoded by the exons ATGGCGGCTAACCGAGAAGCATCCAACGATGAGCCCAGTAGCAGGATCAGGGTTTTAAGCTCTCACTTGCACTCCCCTCCTCCACCTTCTCGAATGGCTTCTTCCGAGAAGGATGCTGCGCTCGCCGCAACCCCATCCGACGCGCCCACCAT CTTCGATAAAATTATACACAAGGAAATTCCTTCCAAGGTGGTTTACGAGGACGAAAAG TTGGGAGGAGTGCGAATGGAAGACGGCCCTGTATTGCTCCACCTACTCAAACTACGCCCAGCGACCTCCGGGGAAACCCTTGCCGATGTCCTCGAAACCCTGTGGAAGAACCGAAGGACCGGCCTCGATTCCCTCGAGAAGTCTCGGATCCGGTCCCTTCTCATCCTCCCCGCAGCCCAGGACCTCGACCCA ATTTTGGCTTGCCTTCGGTTGCTTGTTAGAAAGTGTGTACATGAGAAACTAACAGGAGATGACATCAAAAAATTGTTTCCTCATGACCTTTCTATTGAACTTCAGAGCAGTCTCGTGCTTTTATttcagaagtatcacaatcagtgGAATGAAGAATTGTCAAGTGACCAG GAAACTCTTCCTCGACTGAAGTCAATGACATGGATCATGCAGAACCGTAACTCGGCACCTGCAAACCGAGTAGCTGTCATCACTTTAAAG CTGCAAGATTATACAAATTCTACTTCTGGAGAATTAGAAGTTAAATTTCAGCTTTCCAAAGACACATTGGAAGCCATGTTGAGGACAATGACCTACATCAGTGAACAGCTATCAAGCTCT
- the LOC135615578 gene encoding uncharacterized protein LOC135615578 isoform X3 — translation MAANREASNDEPSSRIRVLSSHLHSPPPPSRMASSEKDAALAATPSDAPTIFDKIIHKEIPSKVVYEDEKILACLRLLVRKCVHEKLTGDDIKKLFPHDLSIELQSSLVLLFQKYHNQWNEELSSDQARVSGQAKFNATLGRASSPASEKLPSLWPRQDVTFINNDNFRTSNQIRVDSHPPPLATMVVHQDTSSSRNMETLPRLKSMTWIMQNRNSAPANRVAVITLKLQDYTNSTSGELEVKFQLSKDTLEAMLRTMTYISEQLSSSVEQSSEPSAKKPKQ, via the exons ATGGCGGCTAACCGAGAAGCATCCAACGATGAGCCCAGTAGCAGGATCAGGGTTTTAAGCTCTCACTTGCACTCCCCTCCTCCACCTTCTCGAATGGCTTCTTCCGAGAAGGATGCTGCGCTCGCCGCAACCCCATCCGACGCGCCCACCAT CTTCGATAAAATTATACACAAGGAAATTCCTTCCAAGGTGGTTTACGAGGACGAAAAG ATTTTGGCTTGCCTTCGGTTGCTTGTTAGAAAGTGTGTACATGAGAAACTAACAGGAGATGACATCAAAAAATTGTTTCCTCATGACCTTTCTATTGAACTTCAGAGCAGTCTCGTGCTTTTATttcagaagtatcacaatcagtgGAATGAAGAATTGTCAAGTGACCAG GCAAGGGTGTCAGGTCAGGCCAAATTCAATGCAACTCTTGGTCGTGCATCTTCCCCAGCTTCAGAGAAATTGCCATCGCTTTGGCCAAGGCAAGACGTAACTTTTATTAATAATGACAATTTTCGAACATCCAATCAAATCAGGGTTGATTCACATCCTCCACCGTTGGCTACTATGGTTGTTCATCAAGATACTAGCTCTTCCAGAAATATG GAAACTCTTCCTCGACTGAAGTCAATGACATGGATCATGCAGAACCGTAACTCGGCACCTGCAAACCGAGTAGCTGTCATCACTTTAAAG CTGCAAGATTATACAAATTCTACTTCTGGAGAATTAGAAGTTAAATTTCAGCTTTCCAAAGACACATTGGAAGCCATGTTGAGGACAATGACCTACATCAGTGAACAGCTATCAAGCTCT
- the LOC135615578 gene encoding uncharacterized protein LOC135615578 isoform X1: MAANREASNDEPSSRIRVLSSHLHSPPPPSRMASSEKDAALAATPSDAPTIFDKIIHKEIPSKVVYEDEKLGGVRMEDGPVLLHLLKLRPATSGETLADVLETLWKNRRTGLDSLEKSRIRSLLILPAAQDLDPILACLRLLVRKCVHEKLTGDDIKKLFPHDLSIELQSSLVLLFQKYHNQWNEELSSDQARVSGQAKFNATLGRASSPASEKLPSLWPRQDVTFINNDNFRTSNQIRVDSHPPPLATMVVHQDTSSSRNMETLPRLKSMTWIMQNRNSAPANRVAVITLKLQDYTNSTSGELEVKFQLSKDTLEAMLRTMTYISEQLSSSVEQSSEPSAKKPKQ; this comes from the exons ATGGCGGCTAACCGAGAAGCATCCAACGATGAGCCCAGTAGCAGGATCAGGGTTTTAAGCTCTCACTTGCACTCCCCTCCTCCACCTTCTCGAATGGCTTCTTCCGAGAAGGATGCTGCGCTCGCCGCAACCCCATCCGACGCGCCCACCAT CTTCGATAAAATTATACACAAGGAAATTCCTTCCAAGGTGGTTTACGAGGACGAAAAG TTGGGAGGAGTGCGAATGGAAGACGGCCCTGTATTGCTCCACCTACTCAAACTACGCCCAGCGACCTCCGGGGAAACCCTTGCCGATGTCCTCGAAACCCTGTGGAAGAACCGAAGGACCGGCCTCGATTCCCTCGAGAAGTCTCGGATCCGGTCCCTTCTCATCCTCCCCGCAGCCCAGGACCTCGACCCA ATTTTGGCTTGCCTTCGGTTGCTTGTTAGAAAGTGTGTACATGAGAAACTAACAGGAGATGACATCAAAAAATTGTTTCCTCATGACCTTTCTATTGAACTTCAGAGCAGTCTCGTGCTTTTATttcagaagtatcacaatcagtgGAATGAAGAATTGTCAAGTGACCAG GCAAGGGTGTCAGGTCAGGCCAAATTCAATGCAACTCTTGGTCGTGCATCTTCCCCAGCTTCAGAGAAATTGCCATCGCTTTGGCCAAGGCAAGACGTAACTTTTATTAATAATGACAATTTTCGAACATCCAATCAAATCAGGGTTGATTCACATCCTCCACCGTTGGCTACTATGGTTGTTCATCAAGATACTAGCTCTTCCAGAAATATG GAAACTCTTCCTCGACTGAAGTCAATGACATGGATCATGCAGAACCGTAACTCGGCACCTGCAAACCGAGTAGCTGTCATCACTTTAAAG CTGCAAGATTATACAAATTCTACTTCTGGAGAATTAGAAGTTAAATTTCAGCTTTCCAAAGACACATTGGAAGCCATGTTGAGGACAATGACCTACATCAGTGAACAGCTATCAAGCTCT